In Stigmatopora nigra isolate UIUO_SnigA chromosome 21, RoL_Snig_1.1, whole genome shotgun sequence, the genomic stretch CAGGTTGATCTTGTCGACAAGCTCAGTGTAATAATTACACATTCAATTACTTTACTTCCTTGTACACAAGGTGagaagaacataaataaagtatgtgcaattttaacaacacttttacacagttaaacatatatttaagtgttgTACATAcactagcggataatacaagaactacacattttaaagaaaattcatatttttttatacaatgcagcttatttccccgggccgtaccaaaccaccagacgggccggacccggcccgcgggccgtatgtttgacactaCTGGTATATACTGTTACTATTATGTGATACTTTGAAGAAATGTTACTATAGAATAAAAATTACTTAGAATAAACTACTATAGAATACTACTACtgtcaaataaaaatggattcaaCCACATGTGAAGTTCAACAagaattttgaaattaaaatgtcatatttttacaaACTTCCCATTGACTTTATCAGTATTAGAGTGAAAACAGGTTGATCTTGTCGACAAGCTCAGTGTAATAATTACACATTCAATTACTTTACTTCCTTGTACACAAGGTGTTTCACAATGTTAGACATGTATTTGCGAAGTATGATCAGACTGTATCTGGTAATTCATTGAACAAAGGTGACACCCATTACTATTATTCATAATTGCATGAAACTAAGAATGTCAGTCTTGGTTCCAATTGATTCTCACAACCAAAAAAGTGCAATACTGGCTAACTGACAATTGATAGGCAACAATAATTCCCCTAATAAATCATGTACCgcgttttctcgcatataagccgtatttgtaactaaaaaaacagatgaCTAAACCAAGGGTACAATTTATATCCGCACAAGACTTATAAAAGGGGTTGAGAACCTTTTTGACCacgagagccataaacaattcatattttcaaacatattcagaatttaaaagtaaaaatacgtgaaaatgtgagcatttattattcatttcaccacttttaaagtaaaaaaaaaagtctgaattcttttgagaacattatttcactgttgctaatcaatgacagtatgcatgcagaagagtctaatgaagaaaaattatcatttaaaaaggcgctagtgATAATTTCGGCGCCACAGTgccggcgtgacgctcccattggtgcgtttctcaccagcggtttccatattttaccacacaggtttgcgtggagccatatacacccatcaaaagagccacacatggctcccgagccataggttccctacccctgacttATAGCGTGGCTatactttttcaccagtagatgttgacaaattaatatttaatatatgtaAGGTATTTTCTATGttacagtaagaaaacaaccatgacTGGATGAATGACTAACTTCCTTATATTATTGACCCaaacaatgtgctttttatACATACAGTATCGcagaaataccacatttttcttaagattttcccctcaaagtaaaacatttgcactccgtattaaaaccataaatatggacgTGGAAATTGAGAAtcaagaaattataaaattttacaatttcaagGACAATttcaaggggcggcttatatgcgagaaaatacagtacttaataCACACTGAGACATAAACTACCAGTTTTAGATTTACACCCTTAGAATATACCAACCAAATTTCCTTCTAATCACAATAAATAGAGGAAGAGTTTGCGTCCTCCCTAAGAATAAAGCAAGCAGATTTTTGAGAACTCCtttaatctattaaaaaaaaaaaaagaatttaatgggaagataGTTCACCAGTCAGACTGGCTAGGTCAGAATTCCTATTAAATGGTAAATGAAGGAAGTATGTTGATTGTTGTATCTATTTCAGGATTCAATACTTCAGGATCACTCACCCTCCAAGTCCGTGGCTGCTTAGACACAGACCTTTGTGGGGATGTGCTGACTGGCAACCTCTTCGGAATTCCTTACACTTCCACTTTTGAGTGCTGTGACACCAATCTGTGTAACAGTGCCAGCTCTTTCCAAATCTCTCTCTTTATGGCTGTCTGCACCGCCATTTTTTCCCTGCAGGCTGTGTAGGGCATGAGGGTCACTTGTTTATAAAGGGGGAGAACAGGTCTTTCCTGTTTGAACTTTTTGGGGCTATTGACTAATTCACAATTGATAGGCAACAATAGATTTTTATACTAAGGCTTGAGAAGTGGAACTTAcaaatcaagatttttttttggttgatgttTGCAATAATTTGTATAATCATATATTGATTATAGGGTTACAATTAATAGTATGTTTAGTCTTTCTTCATAAGTAGAAGCCAGTTGTTTATCCAGATTTTCCTGCTCACTAAAAGGATAAACTTAGTACTTTACACAAGTTAATTTACACAGGAATTCTATGTTTTagtacaggggtgtcaaactctatttagtctgcgggccgaatacagcttcatttgagatcaagtgggccggaccagtaaactcatggcaaaattacatagaactaacaataagcccactttttttcctttgtattagtcactaatactaataattagtgcaaagaatgagtaaattatcaaaatgtttattaacagaattttctttttacattatgaacaatatattatgaacaagagaataacataagaacataaataaatgtcaattcatgttgtctgcacgtactaaaacactgccctCTAGCGGATAATATAAGAActgcaaattttaaagaaaattcatatattttttatacaatgcagctttcttccccgggccgtaccaaaccaccagacgggccggatccggcccgcaggccctatgtttgacacccctgttttagttttttttgcgatattaAATTATCGTCACAtcatggtgcagtggttctttagCCTGACATTGGTGCCTGtagcttgaattttttttactcattggcATTGTTTCTAAGTgccaatggttgtctgtttctctGAGTTTTATACGAATGACTGGTGACCATTCTTGGGTGTAGTCGGACTTTCGCTGGATGTCAGCAGGGTTTGACTCTAGCACCCTGGTGTTAAAATTTAATGAATTAGTTTTGCTCCAATTCTGGAATAATCAATTCTCTAAATTAAAAACGTTCTGTACAGAATCTTCAACAATATAATTTGATTGGTTGATAAAATGTCATCGAATGAAACCTGAAGTGTGTTAACATATTTTTGTAACATTGTTTATTCACGAtaattatgaataaatatatagctTACAACTCAtttcaatgttcttttttttcaattcaaaaagtgtccgagggaaagaaaaataatacataatatttCGAACTGATTAGAATGAAATTATAATACAATGTTTTTCTCCGATCCATTACCGCCCTCTTGTGGACTATAAGGGAAATTACATTTTCGTCTGTACTTAGTCGAGACCAGAAGTGACGACGCCTCTAATTTTGTCCAATCAGAGTTCATTGTATACGTTTTGAACGCTCAAGCAAATGGAGCTTAAAGGAGGCGTTTTTTTGGCTGATCGCTGACccccaaaaacaagaaaacgacGATTTTCCCCTTGTTAACTTTTAAAACATAaacttttctgtttttctttttaaacggCCCCTGCAAAACGACACTGACATCTTTTGGGTAGGTTTTTTTACGACGATGTTTGTTTTGAAGCACATTTGAGGTTGCTTCCACTTTGTGTGGTCGGCCCCGAGACGCGCTTCCAATTATTTGATTTGCGCATTTTTTGGTGGAGTTATAAGATGGCTAGGGAAAGGTCCCACAAAAAGCCAGTCTGGGTGACTTTGGACCTTATTAAGgataaaatgaaggaaaaacgGAACAAGGAACTGGCTCGTGCAGCGGGGTACATGAAGAGATCACGATCGAGACTCGCACAGAAGCCCAGTGGTAAGTAAATATGACCTACAAtttcagttaaaaacaacaacgttGTTTTTGAATGCTTTATCAATTCAATCGTTGTAAATGCTATCCGTAAGAAATAGGAACAAAATAATCGTAGTGCGTTGCATATTGATATTTTAAGATCCCCTCACACGTTTTGTTTACctgttcatttctttttcattgaaTTAGAATATATCTGCATTTGTTTTGgtacaatactactactatactacatttttttgctttaaataaatggcagtggctccttagccggtaaccggtcaaatagcctatatggccccatatggctatttatatataataattcagTGTGGGGTGAATAACATTGAGTGAATAAGGGATTCAcataatgttaaaatctatcaattggcaATTACGcatcaaatttcaataagattgtttgaatggtttaaaaaatcccctattcactcaatgttaaataatagtcattaaatccctattcacctaatgttaaaatctatcaatttcATGATAATTGGgtgaacatgatttttttaactgtccatCTGATCTTTTATCAAATTTGGTGGGAAGTTTGCcacttgtaaaataaataataactgccAAATATTGTGAGTATTTGTTAAGAATTATTGAAACTATTGCCAAATTTCAATTCCCAAAATGGATTGGCTTTGCGTATAGCTGTTTCTACTCACACTGTACTAacacttattattttaaatgtctttcgAGATGACGTCTGTcctttattttggattttatcaaataaaacttACCCCAAATTATAATCTAATgcaattttatacttttttttcctttttcattgtgcatttttttatctaGTGGGACATATAATCCGTAAAATATGCCATACATAATCCGTATTTAGACATGATtgtctaaagcaggggtgtcaaacatacggcccgcgggccggatccagccCGCCTGGTGGTTtcgtacggcccggggaagaaagctgcattgtataaaaaatgaattttcttcaaaatttgtagttcttgtattatccgttAGGGGTGCATTGTTTTAGAATGtgtagacaacatgaattgacatttatttatgttcttatgatattctcttgttcataaaatattgttcataatgtaaaaggaaaattcggTTAATAaccattttgataatttacttattctttgcactaattattattattagtgactaatacaaagggaaaaagtgggcttattgttagttctatgtaattttgcaatgagtttactggtccggcccgcttgatctcaaatgaagctgtattcggcccgcagagcaaagcgagtttgacacccctggtctaagggCTCATTCTAAAAATTGGCAACATTAATTTAGCACCCAACGAAAAATAGAATTGACGACCATTACTAGCATCAAAACTACCAGCACTTGGATATCGCCTAATAATGAATGTTATACTCTTTGATAATTGCCTAAGtgtagctttttttgttgttgttgtaaattttCAGTCGGTGTGATGCCAAGTGACATCCAGGTGACATTACAGCAGAACAATGTGTCGCTGGCAAATGCGCTGCAGGCAGAAAAGGAGAAACTACGAGAGGCCAATGCATCCTTCCTGCGATTGCAGGGCGAGTACCAAAGCCTTTTTATGTACATGTTAATGTTGAAGAGAAAACTCAACCAACAGAAGGCCATCTCTACTTGTTCTCCACTGGTAAGCAAAAGCTACAGGACCCAAAAGTTCATGTCGATTTTTAATGAAACTCTCGATCTTTTGAATCAGGTCAAAGAATCCGAGCAATCCTTGGAATCACCAAGGTACGTTGTACTTaaaattttgtatttgtatGAATATGAGTGCCCGTTTTGACTAATTACGGTTGCTTGGTATTGTGTAGCAGAAAAATAATCCCTGAAGAAATGACCGTCCTCTCTGAGATATCCCCAATTTGTACAGGTACGAATGCAACAAATGGTCAACAATTGTCAGGTGTGCTgtgggaaattgcaaaaaatcatttaatgtaatacagtggtacctcgtgaTACGAGTTTAATTTGTTCCGGTCATGAGCTTGTAtctcgatttactcgtaactcaaatgaacgtttcccatagaaatgaactaaatagaaatacatttgttccaatcctctgaaaaaacacccaaaataggatattggattggaaaaacatttttatttgtctatatatatcaatatattatatctattaacaaagttacaaataaatagtggtttaatagtagtaAAAGGTGTTTGATAGTTTACGAATATTAGACAGAGTTtgtggaggggagagagaggagaccctgcacggcaacgtgcttgtaacataacataaagaaatttaaattaacttggattacgatgcagactcaaaaataaatttaatctaactttacactaaacttaattcttatTTGGTTTTCAATTTTGTTACCTTTCATCCTGGctttatttgccccgcctccaccctgactttcagatgcaacctatcaagggctgtttgcttttgtatttccttcaagatattccaaaaattatgcgcacaaatgtcctcacaataggacaaCGCACGACCACTTCCCAACGAGTagtaataccgtattttcacgactataaggcgcaccgcattataaggcgcaccctcaatgaatgacattttttccgtatataaggcgcactgtctattttggagaaaatgtaagacttttaagtgcgccttatagtcgtgaaaatacggtaattgctattgacttccaggtatgaagcactcactacacagtcacctctagagccagccattgttgatgttttggatttttttgtataaaatcttgcagtgggggaggagctatatgatggaagattttgaaaactaagatggcatctgcatatttaacagtattgtttcagttcaggtgtttgtgtttttttaattttcgaCAGTGAtgctttttcgtttttggttttctgttttttttttcatatattaggcgcactgtctattttggagaaaatttaagacttttaagtgcgccttacagtcgtgaaaatacggtatatacgcCATTCACATTGActaccgggggggggggggggggatacagaATAAAGTGCaacgcccagtgctcgtagaggcATTATACGAGGGAGTTGTGACCAGAAGACAGTGCCCATAATGtacttatgagcagcctcttacgtccgctgtatgctcgtatataagtgtttcgtatctcaagataaatatttgcccgaaattttactcgtatctccaattgctcgtatgtcggggtactcgtatgtcgaggtaccactgtgtatCAAGTTGATTCTTACTTAATTATTAATAAGTAGAGTATTTATGTCAATATGTACTATAGATGTGCGTGTAAGTCACAAGTAGACCAGATGTATTTATGCAAGTTAATCGGTATATCCCATATACGCACAGACATATCTAAATACAAACTTTACATTGACAGCATCTCCAAAACTGGCAGTCGAACCGGACTGTTCCCGATTTGCCCTTCCTCCAACGGTGATGGTGAGGCCAAAAGGCAAagacaaaacacagaaaacaaggAGACGGTCCGCCCGTGTGCAAGAATTGTGCTCTGTCAGCAAAGCTACCTCAGGTGCACGTGTCCTGAGAGCTCAGCAGCTAAACCAAGAGCAGATCGAGACCATTGAAACGGAACAGAGGGATTTCATTAGAGAAGAGGCTGTGCCTGTACGCAAGATCCGTGAGCGAGGACGCAAACCCGAGCGAGTCCCTCTGAAGAAGCCCTGGGAGACCCCCAAGCCAAGGGCACGGTCCAAGAGCCGGGATCGCCGTGCGCCGGCCACCCAGCAACAATCCAATACCTCACTGGGCTTCAACGACACTTTTGATTTTGACTGCGAGGAGGCTGTCCACCTCACACCCTTCAAGGCTAAGATTGACCACCCAGATGCCCCAACTGGAGACCATAAAACTCCAAAATCCCCCGCTCCTGAACGCCCTCATCAAGATTCCAGCTTGCCGACGTCACCCTCCTCTGATTCAGAGGACAGCCTGTACATGCCTTGGAAGAAGCCCAATAGAGGGTGTGCGCTACCTGAGATTTCCAGGACCATCACCACTCGCAAAAGACGGTTCGTCAATCAAAATGGAAGCCCACGCAAATCTGGTGAGTACTTGGGTAAATGCACTTTGGATACGGTTCATGATTTCATCTAGTTCATGAGTAAAGAATTGTATAAGATTAAAAATAGTTAAATTGATGAAATCCACAATATTGAAAGATCCAGAATGTGTTGATTTTGCGTTAATTTACCTAAATTCGCATCTCCGGAAACTGAGGTTGTCTACTTGGGTTTTCTTTTTCTCTACTTCTTTATATATTTAAGGTGAAGATTACTCAagaacaaagtaacaaattcaTGAGTGTAAAATtgagaaatagcacttgttattgacactgcggctaaaaatacaatgcgcttaatagtcgtgaaaatacggtaatttacaCCGGTGGCCCCAAACAGTCATTACATCACGTCTGCCTATGTACAGTAAATAATGGTGAATTTTAATATATGTCTACTTAAAGGACCTCTGAAGCAGGGGTTGATGGATGAAGACATCGCCTTGGTCGGTGCGTTTCCAAAGGCTAATCTGATGACCTATGATGACGTCCTGTCAAATTTTGGGGACTCTCTTTGCCAAGCTGGGCCGGCCTCCCTTCCTTCTCCAATAGCCAGCCAGACACAACATCGGCGGATGACCACACAAAAAACACGTGCCTTATCGTTCCTATTACTTCACTTTGTGGTGGTGCTTTTAGCTTAGCATTAACATTCTCCTCCCCCTTCCTTGAGAATCACAgtgtatactttttactttttactcatGCCACACTGCCTTCACGTCTCTCTAGGTGTGCTTTCTGGGTCTGGAATGACCCGCCGAATTTCGGGGCGTAACACCTGTAGTCTGAGTGATGTGAGCAATCGAGACCCTGCAGCTTCCTCCCATGAGACAGAGGCGGTGGTACCCACGAAGCGACGTCGTACCCAGCTAGTGGACTACAAGGAGCCTTCTTTGAACAAGTAAGTCGATGCCATTGCAACTTTGACAAAGAAAATGAGTTTTGTAATGCTTTCTTTCGGCAACAGAAAGCTTCGACGTGGGGACCAACACACCGACTTGACATTTCTCCGACCAGGCTCGCCCATTTTTAAGGATAGGTCATCACGCAGGACATTCCGAACATCCAGCAGAGGTCGAAAAAAGCTGGATAATTACAATTAATCTTTTTATGGATGTTGTTAATAATTTTTTGGCTACAAAGTtgaaatttaattcatttaatcaGTTTATTGACTTAataaacatattaaaaaaataagttggacaaatattttgccatttttacaaGGATTGCTAAACATGACACCATTTTCAACAAGCCTTTTAGTTTTATTCCGTCTATAAAAGCGACTAATACTGCGTTGTTAAAACCAACTGTACAAAGAGAGCCTCATAcaaaaatttcttttttttcttcttaatacaaaacagaaaaactaCACAGTATTGCACACAGTATAAAGTTCTCAATCTATTTTGCTGCACGAATAGAAGAAGACAGAATAAATTAAGACTTAATGAGTTAACAGCAGTCAGATTGCTGGGAAAGGAAATGCTTGGGCTAATAGAattaaaagtgcatttttttgatAGTCACACAGCTGCCCtacattggggggaaaaatagatattatttacatttttcagaGAGCAAGTGAAGAAGTTCTGGCTCTGTTTTTTGGCAGAGTGATGATGACGTCGGTGCTCTACTTGTCGATAAGCCCGGCCTCTTTTATTTTAGTGTAGAAGAACTTCTCGAGTAGGTTGGCGCACTTGTAGTACTCGCTCTCCGGTGGGTTATACTCGCGGCAATTGGTGAAGACGCGCTGCATGTCGGCCATGAAAAGCTTGCGAGTTGTGTAGTAGCGGCTCTTCAGGCGTTCGCTCATCGTCTTCAAATCTGAAATGGGGAAAAGCTGGTTTAAATCATTACTAGCATGAAACTGGCACATATGAAATGCCTTTATGAAAGATAGTTTTTAAATAACATCCTTGCTATGATTGTACAGTACAGTGgtatatgagcaatttgagatacaagtaaatgtttatatatatatatatatatatatatatatatatatatatatatatatatatatatatatatatatatatatatatatatatatatatatatatatatatatatatatatatatatatatatatatatatatatatatatatatatatatatatatatatatatatatatatatatatatatatatatatatatatatatatatatatatatatatatatatatatatatattctatatatatatatatattctatatatttatatatattatatatattatatattcaatatattatatatatatatattatatatatatatattatatatatatatatatatatatatatatatatatatatatatatatatatatatatatatatatatgaatttatatgtatacatatatctatatatctatttatatctatataaatatatctaacatgcttatctatttattaatttattacctatttatgttctgtatctgcattctcactctcgctactgtgacaatgaaattcccCAATTTCCAATCCTAATGCAGGACATGCAGCCCTATATTAGTTGAACGTCCCTTTTGTTTGTATCACCCGTTACACACTGACGTTTATCTGATCTGACATGCATTTCCTTCTTTGCTTAATATTACAGtagaaagaaaaatgacattaattataaggaaaattgttttagaAAACCAGCTAATGCCTGCTCCACTCACCCATGGGGAAACGGATGACTTGATAGTAGCCGGGTGCCTCTGTTTTCTTCACAGGTTCCATGAAAGGCCAGGCGTTTTGGTGACTCTGAGATTTCATGGAGCATAGTTTTTAACAGTTAATGCTGTTTTATGAGTCCAAGTAAATCGTGGAATTGTGAGTCACCTTGACATACTGCAGAATGTTCTTAAGTGCGACATATAGCTGCTCGGGGTCCTTAATCTCCTTCCTGCAGAAGCAGCGTCAATGTTACACGAATGTCATCAAGTATCAACAAGTCAATAAAGCTCGCTCACCCTTTGCACAGCGGCTTCCATCCGGTTTCACCTGAGGGTGAGGACAAAGAAGTTCAATGGTGGTTGCAAGGGTGATAAATGATTCATTTATCACAAAGGGGTATGACGCACGGATGCCAGGAATGTTCTCTATGGGAATCTGCCGCACGCCATCCTTGAAGCATGAGAGGCCCGGGTAGACTTTCCGAATCTGCATCTGCTTCCGTTCAATCAGCTTCTTGATGATCTGGACAAGGAGTGGGAATGTAACCGCATAGTTATTTAAAAGCTGACTCTAAATTGTACTCATGCATTTAAGGACTGGTAAAAAATATGGAGTTGCCAGTGTTGGTCCATGTTCACTCCGTAGTTTTAtgtagaaaaatactttttgtaatTTTGAAGTTCAGCATTTTGAAAACTGatgattttttgcatttttttacaagtCAAACTCACCTCTTTTTGCTTCTTGATAATGACTGAGAACTCAGTGTAGGGAATGCTAGGGTTTAGTTCACAACCCATGAGTGTAGCACCTTCATAGTCTTTGATGTAGCCCACATACTTGGCCTTGGGTACCTTGATGTCTTTGGAGAAACCCTGTCGAATATCGCATTGTGTAAATGAGCTTCTTTGGTAGAGAATGATGAGTTGCTGGTTACCTGTTTCTTAAAGTATCCGATAGCGTACTCATCAGCGTAGGTGAGGAAGTTAAGGATGTGGTGTTTGATGTGATACTCCTTCAAGTGATTCATCAGGTGGGTGCCATACCCCTACAAACAGcaacatgtgtatgtatataccgtattttcacgactataaggcgcatttaaaagtcttaaattttctccaaaatagacagtgcgcctcataatccagtgcgtcttatatatggaaaaaacagaaaaccaaaaatgaaaaaacaccactgtcggatattaaaaaaacacaaacgcctgaactgagacaatactgttaaatatgcagatgccatcttagtttacaaaatcttccatcatatagctcctcccccactgcaaaattttatacaaaaaaatccaaaacatcaacaatggctggatctagaggtgactgtagtaagtgcttcatacctggaagtcaatagcaattaccgtatgttcacgactataaggcgcacgtaaaagtcttaaattttctccaaaatagacagtgcgccttataatccagtgcgccttatatatggaaaaaaatgtcattcattgagggtgcaccttataatgcggtgcgccttatagtcgtgaaaatacggtactatatAAAGAGGTAAGCAAATTCTAGGATGCAaggtaaatatgtctatattccAGAATTGAAGGACATTTTACATCCCAACCCTCAAATTTGGAATACTCCACATACCAAATAGTTCAACATGCTATTTTTATGTGTCAATGTACTTTTGTTGAGaacaaatctttaaaaagatggaaaagaatgcctgaaaatatttaaaagtggatagtgcatcggcctcacagttctcggGTTGTAGGTTCGATACTAGTTCGGTCTTCACTGTGCATGGAATATTGAAGTGAatgcaaatttttaaaaaaattgacgtcAAAATTTCCTTCCATTTTGGAATGACCCCCCATGTATGTCATCTCACCTTGACCTGCTCGTTAGACGTGACGGCGCAGAAGACAATTTCAGTGAATCCTTGTGAAGGAAACATGCGAAAGCAAATTCCTCCTATAACGCGGCCATCCTTGATCAATGATAGCGTCTTGTGCTTCCTGTCCAGacagacaaaataaataatgtttccaATTTTAGCGAAAACCGGCAGCTGTCACTCACG encodes the following:
- the LOC144215264 gene encoding uncharacterized protein LOC144215264, whose amino-acid sequence is MNNIWKSVIFLATVVAAAHSLTCRQCIVGVFDLCLFGSDITCNNATQSCFRGDARFNTSGSLTLQVRGCLDTDLCGDVLTGNLFGIPYTSTFECCDTNLCNSASSFQISLFMAVCTAIFSLQAV
- the sgo1 gene encoding shugoshin 1 isoform X2, with amino-acid sequence MARERSHKKPVWVTLDLIKDKMKEKRNKELARAAGYMKRSRSRLAQKPSVGVMPSDIQVTLQQNNVSLANALQAEKEKLREANASFLRLQGEYQSLFMYMLMLKRKLNQQKAISTCSPLVKESEQSLESPRKIIPEEMTVLSEISPICTASPKLAVEPDCSRFALPPTVMVRPKGKDKTQKTRRRSARVQELCSVSKATSGARVLRAQQLNQEQIETIETEQRDFIREEAVPVRKIRERGRKPERVPLKKPWETPKPRARSKSRDRRAPATQQQSNTSLGFNDTFDFDCEEAVHLTPFKAKIDHPDAPTGDHKTPKSPAPERPHQDSSLPTSPSSDSEDSLYMPWKKPNRGCALPEISRTITTRKRRFVNQNGSPRKSGPLKQGLMDEDIALVGAFPKANLMTYDDVLSNFGDSLCQAGPASLPSPIASQTQHRRMTTQKTRVLSGSGMTRRISGRNTCSLSDVSNRDPAASSHETEAVVPTKRRRTQLVDYKEPSLNKKLRRGDQHTDLTFLRPGSPIFKDRSSRRTFRTSSRGRKKLDNYN
- the sgo1 gene encoding shugoshin 1 isoform X3; translation: MARERSHKKPVWVTLDLIKDKMKEKRNKELARAAGYMKRSRSRLAQKPSVGVMPSDIQVTLQQNNVSLANALQAEKEKLREANASFLRLQGEYQSLFMYMLMLKRKLNQQKAISTCSPLVKESEQSLESPSRKIIPEEMTVLSEISPICTASPKLAVEPDCSRFALPPTVMVRPKGKDKTQKTRRRSARVQELCSVSKATSGARVLRAQQLNQEQIETIETEQRDFIREEAVPVRKIRERGRKPERVPLKKPWETPKPRARSKSRDRRAPATQQQSNTSLGFNDTFDFDCEEAVHLTPFKAKIDHPDAPTGDHKTPKSPAPERPHQDSSLPTSPSSDSEDSLYMPWKKPNRGCALPEISRTITTRKRRFVNQNGSPRKSGPLKQGLMDEDIALVGVLSGSGMTRRISGRNTCSLSDVSNRDPAASSHETEAVVPTKRRRTQLVDYKEPSLNKKLRRGDQHTDLTFLRPGSPIFKDRSSRRTFRTSSRGRKKLDNYN
- the sgo1 gene encoding shugoshin 1 isoform X1, which codes for MARERSHKKPVWVTLDLIKDKMKEKRNKELARAAGYMKRSRSRLAQKPSVGVMPSDIQVTLQQNNVSLANALQAEKEKLREANASFLRLQGEYQSLFMYMLMLKRKLNQQKAISTCSPLVKESEQSLESPSRKIIPEEMTVLSEISPICTASPKLAVEPDCSRFALPPTVMVRPKGKDKTQKTRRRSARVQELCSVSKATSGARVLRAQQLNQEQIETIETEQRDFIREEAVPVRKIRERGRKPERVPLKKPWETPKPRARSKSRDRRAPATQQQSNTSLGFNDTFDFDCEEAVHLTPFKAKIDHPDAPTGDHKTPKSPAPERPHQDSSLPTSPSSDSEDSLYMPWKKPNRGCALPEISRTITTRKRRFVNQNGSPRKSGPLKQGLMDEDIALVGAFPKANLMTYDDVLSNFGDSLCQAGPASLPSPIASQTQHRRMTTQKTRVLSGSGMTRRISGRNTCSLSDVSNRDPAASSHETEAVVPTKRRRTQLVDYKEPSLNKKLRRGDQHTDLTFLRPGSPIFKDRSSRRTFRTSSRGRKKLDNYN